Proteins co-encoded in one Amaranthus tricolor cultivar Red isolate AtriRed21 chromosome 7, ASM2621246v1, whole genome shotgun sequence genomic window:
- the LOC130818069 gene encoding uncharacterized protein LOC130818069 translates to MVIPPPVRPPRITEFLKPYVLKMHFTNKYVHAQVIHSPTPTVTASVSSQEKALRSSMGITRDVAAVAKIGKILGERLLIKDIPAVTVFLKRDQKYHGKIKAVIDSMIKAGVKLL, encoded by the coding sequence ATGGTAATCCCTCCACCAGTGAGACCTCCAAGAATCACCGAGTTTCTGAAGCCATACGTGTTGAAAATGCACTTCACAAACAAATATGTCCATGCTCAAGTCATCCATTCTCCAACACCAACAGTAACTGCTTCTGTTAGCTCTCAAGAAAAGGCATTGAGATCAAGCATGGGCATTACTCGGGATGTTGCAGCTGTagcaaaaataggaaaaattctTGGAGAGCGCTTGCTGATCAAGGACATTCCCGCTGTTACAGTCTTCTTGAAGAGAGACCAGAAGTATCACGGTAAGATCAAAGCAGTGATTGATTCTATGATAAAAGCTGGTGTGAAATTACTTTAG